Proteins encoded together in one Anopheles darlingi chromosome 3, idAnoDarlMG_H_01, whole genome shotgun sequence window:
- the LOC125957876 gene encoding integrin-linked protein kinase has product MEDIFHWCREGNSIQVRLWLDDTEHDMNLGDDHGFSPLHWCAKEGHGKLVEMLLHRGARVNATNMGDDIPLHLASAHGHLEIVQMLIRHRSDVNAANEHGNTPLHYACFWGYQAIAEELVNNGALISLANKDGDTPLDKAKSQLATRLHNLAVESGQELKKISFKDQGSWLGMKTRSRDATLSRFKGINVQDLTLHNKIAITPGGETWRGRWQNNDIIAKVLSVRECNARIARDFNEEFPKLRIFSHPNILPVIGACNSPPSLIVISQYMPRGSLYDLLHGGSGIVVDTAQAVRFALDIARGMAYLHSLERIIPEYHLSSFHVMIDDDLTARINMADAKFSFQERGRVYQPAWMSPETLQKKRSDRNWEACDMWSFAICIWELATREVPFAELTPMEAGMRIATEGLRVSIPPGTAPHLSKLIKICMNEDPGKRPTFDMIIPILDKMKR; this is encoded by the exons ATGGAGGATATTTTCCATTGGTGCCGTGAGGGAAACTCGATCCAGGTGCGCCTGTGGCTGGACGACACCGAGCATGATATGAATCTGGG TGACGATCATGGCTTTAGTCCGTTGCACTGGTGTGCCAAGGAGGGCCACGGGAAGCTGgtggagatgctgctgcatcgtggGGCTCGTGTGAACGCCACGAACATGGGAGACGATATCCCACTACATTTGGCATCGGCACACGGTCACTTGGAAATTGTTCAAATG CTTATACGGCATCGCTCGGATGTTAATGCTGCCAACGAACATGGAAACACTCCGCTGCACTATGCGTGCTTCTGGGGCTACCAAGCGATTGCCGAAGAGCTAGTGAACAATGGAGCTCTCATCTCGCTGGCCAACAAGGACGGGGACACTCCACTGGACAAGGCCAAATCGCAACTAGCCACACG ttTGCACAATCTGGCAGTAGAGAGTGGACAGGAGTTGAAGAAGATCAGCTTCAAGGATCAGGGCTCTTGGTTGGGCATGAAGACGCGCTCGCGTGATGCAACACTGTCACGCTTCAAAGGTATCAATGTGCAAGATCTAACGTTGCACAACAAGATTGCCATCACGCCCGGAGGCGAAACTTGGCGTGGCCGCTGGCAGAACAACGATATCATTGCCAAGGTGCTGAGTGTGCGCGAGTGTAACGCTCGGATAGCGCGAGATTTCAACGAAGAGTTCCCGAAACTACGTATCTTCTCTCATCCTAACATCCTCCCGGTGATTGGAGCGTGCAATTCGCCTCCCAGCTTGATCGTGATTAGCCAGTACATGCCGCGTGGTTCTCTGTACGATCTGTTGCACGGTGGCTCGGGAATTGTGGTCGATACGGCACAAGCCGTGCGGTTCGCGCTGGACATTGCTCGTGGTATGGCTTACCTTCATTCGCTGGAACGCATCATCCCCGAATACCATTTAAGTAGCTTCCACGTGATG ATTGACGATGACTTGACCGCACGCATCAACATGGCGGACGCAAAATTCTCCTTCCAGGAGCGTGGTCGTGTGTACCAGCCGGCCTGGATGAGCCCGGAAACGTTGCAAAAAAAGCGCAGCGATCGTAATTGGGAAGCTTGCGATATGTGGAGCTTTGCCATCTGCATCTGGGAACTGGCCACACGCGAAGTGCCTTTTGCCGAGCTAACACCGATGGAGGCGGGCATGCGTATCGCCACGGAGGGACTCCGTGTGTCGATTCCACCCGGCACGGCACCACATCTATCGAAGCTGATCAAGATCTGTATGAATGAAGATCCGGGCAAACGTCCGACCTTCGACATGATCATACCGATCCTTGATAAAATGAAACGCTAA